A single window of Syntrophotalea acetylenica DNA harbors:
- a CDS encoding Flp family type IVb pilin: protein MKNMLLKKMRELVRSEEGATATEYAVMLALIIIVAIGAITLLGNRVEQTFNNIATRIPNS, encoded by the coding sequence ATGAAAAACATGCTACTGAAGAAAATGAGGGAACTGGTTCGTAGTGAAGAGGGGGCCACCGCCACCGAATACGCCGTCATGCTGGCTCTGATTATCATTGTTGCAATCGGGGCAATTACCTTGCTTGGCAATAGGGTCGAGCAAACCTTTAACAATATCGCTACAAGGATTCCAAATTCGTAG
- a CDS encoding GtrA family protein: protein MISDTRRKLLRFGMVGIANTLVDYVVLNLLVLALGIISSAGLVLCNIAAFFGANLNSYVLNKRWTFEDRSHWSKKEYLLFLFCSLGGLGINCLVLYFLSSGVFPETFSFFMHLNLAKLSASVASMVWNFYAYKVFVFSPRIGADEGASGHCGERVKSALR from the coding sequence ATGATTTCAGACACTCGCAGGAAGCTGCTAAGATTCGGGATGGTCGGCATCGCCAATACGCTGGTGGATTATGTAGTCCTGAATCTTCTGGTGCTGGCGTTGGGGATTATTTCGTCGGCGGGCTTGGTCTTGTGCAATATCGCCGCTTTTTTCGGCGCGAATCTTAACAGCTATGTTTTGAACAAGCGCTGGACCTTCGAGGATCGCAGTCATTGGTCGAAAAAAGAATATCTTCTGTTTCTGTTCTGTTCCCTGGGCGGTCTCGGCATCAACTGTCTGGTGCTTTACTTTTTATCCTCCGGTGTTTTCCCCGAGACATTTTCTTTTTTCATGCACCTCAATCTGGCTAAATTATCCGCCTCGGTGGCCAGCATGGTCTGGAACTTCTACGCTTACAAAGTGTTTGTTTTCAGCCCCCGGATTGGCGCGGACGAAGGCGCCTCGGGGCATTGCGGCGAGCGGGTCAAGTCGGCGCTGCGTTGA
- a CDS encoding Y-family DNA polymerase, with product MIRDILHIAIPDFDVALARAIDPSLKNRPVAVAAGVSDRALLRCVSAEARGDGVHSGMSVHLARKCCPSLRLLPPRVEPARRAQRHFAELAARCSPLWEPGPHGRFFIDLTGSRRLLGATLDIAARLERDIVERLRLPANCGVAGNKLVARIAADYLHRPGICDVLRGSEGCFIGPLAVSALPGVGSMRGSRLLEDLNLRRIEHIAALSVSQLTPVCGPFAALLHQRARGIDPSPVCPPRRSSAIVEETLLAQADNDDTAVRAALGRLAETCGWRLRDLGRGATRLGLQVRYIDGPCERKTASFPTPLTLDRQLMSAADQLLQRTWQRRVRLRALQLGCDRLAILARQMPLFADPEINEQTEPLQTALDRLRRQFGHETIQWGRNLRG from the coding sequence ATGATCCGCGACATTCTGCACATAGCCATCCCCGACTTCGATGTGGCCCTGGCGCGCGCCATCGACCCGAGCCTCAAAAACCGCCCCGTCGCCGTGGCTGCCGGCGTCAGTGACAGGGCGCTGCTGCGCTGCGTTTCCGCCGAAGCCCGTGGCGACGGGGTGCATAGCGGCATGAGCGTACACCTGGCGCGTAAATGCTGTCCGTCCCTGCGCCTGCTGCCGCCGCGGGTGGAACCGGCGCGGCGGGCGCAGCGGCACTTCGCGGAACTGGCCGCCAGATGCAGCCCCCTGTGGGAACCCGGCCCGCACGGGCGGTTTTTCATCGACCTGACCGGCAGCCGCCGCCTGCTTGGCGCCACGCTGGACATCGCCGCCCGACTGGAGAGGGATATCGTCGAACGCCTGCGACTGCCGGCCAACTGTGGCGTGGCCGGCAACAAACTGGTGGCGCGCATCGCCGCCGACTACCTGCACCGGCCCGGCATTTGCGACGTGCTGCGCGGCAGCGAAGGCTGTTTCATCGGGCCGCTGGCCGTGTCGGCCCTGCCCGGCGTCGGCAGCATGCGCGGCAGCCGCCTGCTGGAAGACCTCAACCTGCGCCGCATCGAACATATCGCAGCCCTTTCCGTGTCCCAGCTGACGCCGGTCTGCGGCCCCTTTGCCGCCCTGCTGCATCAACGCGCCCGGGGTATCGATCCGAGTCCGGTATGTCCGCCGCGGCGATCCTCCGCCATTGTCGAAGAGACCCTGCTGGCGCAGGCCGACAACGACGACACGGCGGTGCGCGCCGCTTTGGGGCGTCTCGCCGAAACCTGTGGATGGCGTCTGCGCGATCTTGGCAGGGGCGCAACCCGGCTGGGCCTGCAGGTGCGTTACATCGACGGTCCGTGCGAGCGGAAAACCGCTTCCTTTCCCACGCCGCTGACCCTCGATCGGCAACTCATGAGCGCCGCCGACCAGCTGCTGCAGCGCACCTGGCAGCGCCGCGTGCGCCTGCGCGCCCTGCAACTTGGCTGCGACCGTCTCGCCATCCTGGCACGGCAGATGCCGCTGTTCGCCGATCCGGAAATCAACGAACAGACCGAACCCCTGCAAACCGCCCTGGATCGGCTGCGCCGGCAGTTCGGCCATGAAACGATCCAGTGGGGACGAAATCTGAGAGGATAA
- the lexA gene encoding transcriptional repressor LexA has protein sequence MSPLTPKQKQVFDYIARHIETRGFAPSQQEIARAFGFRSLGTVQNYLVRLQREGLLDRDWNARRGLQLRAAEERGLKLPLAGTVAAGKPIEAIETPGSIEVPPSMVGAGEHFVLRVAGDSMIGDGIIDGDYVVVRKQATAEHGQTVVALLDNEATVKRLHRRGDRIELHPANPAMQPIAVSDAETFRIEGVVVGVIRHYRTA, from the coding sequence ATGAGTCCCCTTACCCCCAAACAGAAACAGGTTTTCGACTATATCGCCCGGCACATCGAGACCCGGGGGTTCGCGCCTTCCCAGCAGGAGATCGCCCGGGCCTTCGGCTTTCGATCCCTCGGCACGGTGCAGAACTATCTGGTGCGCCTGCAGCGCGAGGGGTTGCTCGACCGTGACTGGAATGCCCGACGCGGCCTGCAGCTGCGCGCCGCCGAGGAGCGCGGCCTGAAACTGCCGCTGGCCGGCACGGTGGCGGCCGGCAAGCCGATCGAAGCCATCGAGACTCCCGGCAGCATCGAGGTCCCGCCTTCCATGGTGGGAGCGGGCGAGCATTTCGTGCTACGCGTGGCCGGCGACTCCATGATCGGCGACGGCATCATCGACGGCGATTACGTGGTGGTGCGCAAACAGGCCACCGCCGAGCACGGCCAGACTGTCGTCGCGCTGCTCGACAACGAAGCCACGGTCAAGCGCCTGCACCGGCGCGGCGATCGAATCGAGCTGCACCCGGCCAACCCCGCCATGCAGCCCATCGCCGTCAGCGATGCGGAAACCTTCCGCATCGAAGGCGTGGTGGTCGGCGTGATCCGGCATTACCGAACGGCGTGA
- a CDS encoding aldo/keto reductase, producing the protein MKYRTMGRSGVEVSILGLGCMRLPVVDGDEGRIDERRAERVLRVAMEKGINYLDTAYPYHKGQSEAFLGRVLRGGLRDKVRLATKLPSWAVKVPADFDRFLNEQLQRLQTDHIDFYLLHTLKADWWEKLCRLGVLDFLDRAIRDGRIGAAGFSFHDELPVFKKIVDAYDWSFCLIQYNYMDEQVQAGRQGLEYAAAKGLGVTVMEPLRGGHLARAAAPDIQALWDSAPVRRTPAEWALRWVWDHPEVTSILSGMNDPAQVEENCHIAAQADPGSLSVQERELIARVRDTLRQRIKVPCTACGYCLPCPAGVNIPRIFTIYNDGFIYDDMLFAHRAYTITLNATALADHCTRCGQCEKHCPQRIAIMDMLEECHRVLSKKPED; encoded by the coding sequence ATGAAATATCGCACGATGGGGCGTTCCGGGGTGGAGGTGTCGATTCTCGGCCTTGGCTGCATGCGTCTGCCGGTTGTCGACGGCGACGAGGGCAGGATCGATGAGCGGCGGGCGGAGCGGGTGCTGCGGGTTGCCATGGAGAAAGGCATCAATTATCTGGATACGGCCTATCCGTATCACAAGGGGCAGAGCGAGGCGTTTCTGGGGCGGGTCTTGCGCGGCGGACTGCGCGACAAGGTGCGCCTGGCGACCAAGCTGCCGTCCTGGGCGGTGAAAGTCCCGGCCGATTTCGACCGTTTCCTCAACGAGCAGTTGCAGCGGTTGCAGACCGATCACATCGATTTTTACCTGCTGCACACTCTGAAGGCCGACTGGTGGGAAAAACTCTGTCGCCTGGGGGTGCTGGATTTTCTCGACCGGGCGATCCGTGACGGGCGCATCGGCGCCGCCGGTTTTTCCTTCCACGATGAACTGCCGGTGTTCAAAAAAATCGTCGATGCCTATGACTGGAGCTTCTGCCTGATCCAGTACAACTACATGGACGAACAGGTTCAGGCCGGCAGGCAGGGGCTGGAGTACGCTGCCGCGAAGGGTCTCGGGGTGACGGTCATGGAACCGTTGCGCGGCGGGCACCTGGCCCGCGCCGCCGCTCCTGATATTCAGGCGCTCTGGGACAGTGCCCCGGTGCGCAGGACGCCGGCGGAGTGGGCGCTGCGCTGGGTATGGGATCATCCGGAGGTGACATCGATACTCAGCGGCATGAACGACCCGGCCCAGGTGGAAGAGAACTGCCACATCGCCGCACAGGCCGACCCGGGCTCTTTATCCGTGCAGGAACGGGAGCTGATCGCGCGGGTGCGCGATACCCTGCGGCAGCGCATCAAGGTGCCCTGCACCGCCTGCGGCTATTGCCTGCCATGCCCGGCCGGGGTCAACATCCCCAGAATTTTCACGATTTACAACGATGGTTTCATCTACGATGACATGCTGTTTGCCCACCGCGCCTACACCATTACCCTGAACGCCACCGCGCTGGCCGACCATTGCACGCGCTGCGGCCAGTGCGAAAAGCACTGCCCCCAGCGCATTGCCATCATGGACATGCTGGAGGAATGCCATCGCGTGCTGTCGAAAAAACCGGAGGACTGA
- the metF gene encoding methylenetetrahydrofolate reductase [NAD(P)H], producing the protein MHIQDIFSHHATTFSFEFFPPKTDKAAQRLYETIRQLETLKPHFTSVTYGAGGSTRERTHDLVMRIREDSSLDPIPHLTCVCSPEQEIRRILERYAAAGISNILALAGDPPPDMPGYDRSQDAFPHAADLVRFIRRFNDEGLHPDRRGFGIGVAGFPEGHPATPNRLLEMDHLKAKIDEGADYICTQLFFDNRDFYDFRERCELGGIKVPIIAGIMPIASVEGMKRMAELAAGARFPAPLLRAVERCQNDPEAVRRIGIHWATEQCRDLLDNAVRGIHFYTLNNSDATRQIFQCLGLNANTQ; encoded by the coding sequence ATGCATATTCAGGATATTTTCAGCCACCACGCCACCACCTTTTCCTTCGAGTTCTTTCCGCCCAAAACGGACAAGGCGGCGCAGCGTCTGTATGAGACCATCCGCCAGCTCGAAACGCTGAAACCCCATTTCACCTCGGTCACCTACGGGGCCGGCGGCTCGACCCGCGAACGCACCCACGATCTGGTGATGCGCATCCGGGAAGACAGCTCTCTTGACCCCATCCCTCACCTGACCTGCGTGTGCAGCCCCGAGCAGGAAATCCGCCGGATCCTGGAACGCTACGCCGCGGCCGGCATCAGCAACATCCTGGCGCTGGCCGGCGACCCGCCGCCGGACATGCCCGGCTATGATCGTTCGCAGGACGCCTTTCCCCACGCCGCCGACCTGGTGCGGTTCATCCGCCGCTTCAACGACGAGGGCCTCCATCCCGACCGGCGCGGTTTCGGCATCGGTGTGGCCGGCTTTCCGGAAGGACACCCCGCCACCCCCAACCGCCTGCTGGAAATGGACCATCTCAAGGCCAAAATCGACGAGGGCGCCGATTACATCTGCACCCAGCTGTTCTTCGACAACCGGGACTTTTACGATTTTCGCGAGCGCTGCGAACTGGGCGGCATCAAGGTGCCGATCATCGCCGGCATCATGCCCATCGCCTCGGTCGAGGGCATGAAACGCATGGCTGAACTGGCCGCCGGCGCACGCTTCCCCGCCCCGCTGCTGCGCGCCGTGGAGCGTTGCCAGAACGACCCGGAAGCGGTACGCCGCATCGGCATCCACTGGGCCACGGAGCAATGCCGCGACCTGCTCGACAACGCGGTGCGCGGCATCCATTTCTATACCCTCAACAACTCCGACGCCACGCGGCAGATCTTCCAGTGCCTCGGCCTCAACGCGAACACTCAGTAA
- the glgP gene encoding alpha-glucan family phosphorylase, which produces MSDWKKFLTEQRIAYFSMEIGLTAEIPTYSGGLGVLAGDTIKTAADLKIPLVAVTLLSRKGYFLQTIDDQGRQQESPNTWDPEKLLECLPAKTLLSIEGRDVKVQAWLYRVTSPSRGQVPVLFLDTDIPGNADEDRGITDYLYGGDQAYRLKQEIVLGIGGARLLAQLGFSIRKYHMNEGHASLLTLELLTRSRRPLEDTWDERNSWNTREVISKCVFTTHTPVRAGHDQFPYELVERILDHEIPLDLLKGLGGQEQLNMTLLAMNLSQYVNGVAKKHGEVSQAMFPGFEIHAITNGIHPFTWTSPYFVNLYGRYLPSWATEPEMLVRVDSIPDAEIWEAHCGAKAYLFQYISETCGIELDPDILTIGFARRVATYKRGDLIFTDLERLLRIGEGKLQLVFGGKAHPHDTPGKELIHRIMEVIASCRDRIRMVYLPNYNMEVASRLIPGVDLWLNTPMRPLEASGTSGMKAAINGVPNFSVLDGWWIEGHIEGVTGWSIGPPSKGNSTSQNHTAEDVEDLYAKLENTIMPLYYQDRAGWIRVMKNAIGKNAYYFNTHVMMRRYVTEAYCH; this is translated from the coding sequence ATGAGTGATTGGAAAAAATTCCTTACGGAACAGCGCATCGCCTATTTCTCCATGGAAATCGGCCTTACCGCCGAAATTCCGACCTACAGCGGCGGCCTCGGGGTACTGGCCGGAGACACCATCAAAACCGCCGCCGACCTCAAAATCCCCCTCGTGGCCGTCACCCTGCTGAGCCGCAAGGGCTACTTTCTGCAGACCATCGACGACCAGGGCCGCCAGCAGGAGAGCCCCAACACCTGGGATCCGGAAAAACTGCTGGAGTGCCTGCCCGCCAAAACCCTGCTCAGTATAGAAGGGCGGGACGTGAAAGTGCAGGCCTGGCTGTACCGCGTCACCAGCCCGAGCCGGGGCCAGGTCCCCGTACTGTTTCTCGACACCGACATCCCCGGCAACGCCGATGAAGATCGCGGCATCACCGATTATCTCTACGGGGGCGACCAGGCCTACCGTTTAAAACAGGAAATCGTGCTCGGCATTGGCGGCGCCCGGCTGCTCGCGCAGCTCGGCTTCAGTATCCGCAAGTATCACATGAACGAGGGGCACGCCAGCCTGCTGACCCTGGAACTGCTGACCCGCAGCCGCCGCCCCCTGGAAGACACCTGGGACGAGCGCAATTCCTGGAACACCCGCGAAGTTATCTCCAAATGCGTTTTTACCACGCATACGCCGGTGCGGGCCGGCCATGATCAGTTTCCCTACGAACTGGTCGAGCGCATCCTGGACCATGAAATCCCCCTCGACCTTCTCAAGGGCCTTGGCGGCCAGGAGCAGCTCAACATGACCCTGCTGGCCATGAACCTCAGTCAGTACGTCAACGGCGTGGCCAAAAAGCATGGCGAGGTTTCCCAGGCCATGTTTCCGGGTTTCGAGATTCACGCCATTACCAACGGCATTCACCCCTTCACCTGGACCTCACCCTATTTCGTCAACCTTTATGGCCGCTACCTGCCCAGCTGGGCCACCGAACCGGAAATGCTGGTGCGGGTCGACAGCATCCCCGACGCGGAAATATGGGAGGCGCACTGCGGCGCCAAAGCCTATCTGTTTCAATACATCTCCGAGACCTGCGGCATCGAGCTGGATCCGGATATCCTGACCATCGGCTTCGCCCGGCGCGTGGCCACCTACAAACGGGGCGATCTGATCTTTACCGATCTGGAACGCCTGCTGCGGATCGGAGAAGGAAAACTGCAGCTGGTTTTCGGCGGCAAGGCGCATCCGCATGACACCCCCGGCAAGGAACTGATCCACCGCATCATGGAGGTCATCGCGTCCTGTCGGGACCGCATCCGCATGGTCTACCTGCCCAACTACAACATGGAGGTCGCTTCCCGCCTGATCCCGGGGGTCGATTTGTGGCTCAACACCCCCATGCGCCCCCTCGAGGCCTCGGGAACCAGCGGCATGAAGGCGGCCATCAACGGCGTGCCCAACTTCAGCGTACTGGACGGCTGGTGGATCGAGGGCCATATCGAGGGCGTGACCGGCTGGTCCATCGGGCCGCCCTCCAAGGGTAACTCCACAAGCCAGAACCATACCGCCGAGGACGTCGAGGATCTCTACGCCAAGCTCGAAAACACCATCATGCCCCTGTATTACCAGGACAGGGCCGGCTGGATCCGCGTCATGAAAAACGCCATCGGCAAAAACGCCTACTATTTCAATACCCACGTCATGATGCGCCGTTACGTCACCGAGGCCTACTGCCACTGA
- a CDS encoding RrF2 family transcriptional regulator, whose amino-acid sequence MRLSTKSRYGLRALFDIAYNAGNQPAQIKDISRRQEISPRYLEQIFQNFKKAGILKSKKGPQGGYFLTRKPDQISIRQIVEAAEGDTLLVACACEAPRDKTGCTMNGQCVTQTVWTEATAHLNGFFEHMSLQDLCERGQDMGVKRESDHRFMYYI is encoded by the coding sequence GTGAGACTATCGACAAAAAGCCGTTATGGACTGAGGGCATTATTCGACATCGCCTACAACGCCGGCAACCAGCCGGCCCAGATCAAGGATATCTCCAGGCGTCAGGAGATTTCTCCCCGCTATCTGGAACAGATATTCCAGAACTTCAAAAAAGCGGGCATCCTGAAAAGCAAAAAAGGCCCTCAGGGAGGCTATTTCCTGACTCGTAAGCCCGACCAGATCAGTATCCGCCAGATCGTCGAAGCGGCCGAGGGGGACACCTTGCTGGTTGCCTGCGCCTGCGAGGCTCCCCGGGACAAAACCGGATGCACCATGAACGGCCAATGCGTCACCCAGACCGTCTGGACCGAAGCCACAGCGCATCTCAACGGCTTTTTTGAGCACATGAGCCTGCAGGATCTGTGTGAACGCGGCCAGGACATGGGCGTCAAACGGGAAAGTGATCACCGCTTCATGTACTATATCTGA
- a CDS encoding VanZ family protein has translation MIRIPAGLRLFLFIAFALAILVLSVMPSPPEMIQEVLSWDKAQHALAYAVFTLLGGWALTPVFGAPRAWRLAFALAIGYGLVIEVLQGLGGRRSPQLADGAADIIGAAVVYLIWFVVARLRQKGSCP, from the coding sequence ATGATCCGGATTCCCGCAGGCCTGCGTCTTTTTCTGTTTATCGCCTTTGCCCTGGCGATTCTGGTGTTGTCCGTCATGCCGAGCCCTCCGGAGATGATTCAGGAGGTGCTGTCCTGGGACAAGGCGCAGCACGCCCTGGCCTATGCCGTTTTCACGCTGCTTGGCGGCTGGGCGCTGACGCCCGTTTTTGGCGCTCCCCGCGCCTGGCGGCTGGCCTTTGCCCTTGCCATCGGTTACGGGCTTGTCATTGAAGTGCTGCAGGGGCTGGGAGGGCGTCGCTCCCCCCAGCTTGCCGATGGCGCGGCCGACATTATTGGCGCGGCGGTTGTCTATCTGATCTGGTTTGTTGTTGCCCGTTTGCGCCAAAAGGGATCCTGCCCATGA